The DNA segment CTGCAAATTCAATAAAGCAGCAAGCTGTACCAAACAGCAAAGGCCACAGACTCGAAAGCCTTGCCCAGTTATAAAGGTCATCAACTGTAGTCAAAATCACGTTTTCTGACAAGTCCTGAGTGATTGCAGGACGTTCAACCGGGTTGATGATTTGCTCTTTGTCTGGGGTGGTTAAATTTGAGTTCAAGACCATTCCAACGCTCCTTTACGCCATGCGTAGACTAGGGCAACTACAAGAATTGAAATAAAAACTAAGGCTTCAATGAATGCCAAAAGACCCAGACGGTGGAAGGCAACCGCCCAAGGGTACAAGAATACAGTCTCCACGTCAAAGACGACGAAGACGAGGGCAAACATATAGTAGCGAATATTGAACTGAATCCAGGCTCCGCCAATGGGTTCCATGCCAGATTCGTATGTAGTGCGCCGTTCTAGGCTGTTACCACTGGGTCGCAGGAGCTTGGAGGCTGAAAGTGCAAGGGCAGGAACTAGGCTACAGATGATGAAGAAGCCTAGAAGGTACTCGTAACCGCTGAGGACAAACACAATGAATATCTACCGCTTATGGTGTAAATAAGGCTGTTAGTTTCTTTTACATTATATCTGGTTGCTTTTGATGAAATCTGTGAAACAGAACGATTTCAGGTATTTATCGTTTTTGCAGATGATGGAAAAGTCTCACAGTTATGTCATAATTTGTAACGTATATTTAATATTTCTCCTCTGTGAGGATTTAGCCATGAGCGAACAAGCTAATGAACAAGCTGTTGAAACTCCGGCATTAGACCGTTATGAATGCCGTGCCTGTGGTTATGTTTACGAACCTGAAAAGGGAGACGATAGCCATAATATTGACCCAGGTACTCTGTTTTCTGAACTGCCCATAACTTGGCGTTGTCCGGTATGTACGGCGAAAAGGACTGCTTTCGCTAATATTGGCCCTGTCGGTACTGTGTCGGGTTTTAAAGAAAATCTTGGTTATGGGTTGGGTGTTAACAGAATGACACCAGGGCAAAAAAATCTCCTGATTTTTGGGGCTTTGGCTCTTGGTTTCTTGTTTTTTATCAGTCTCTACGGCTTACAATAAGACCCGTTATCTTTTTTAGCAAGTTTTAGAGGGCGGCGATCGCCATTAAGGTAAAAAATTTCGGAAAAAGTCAAAAATACTGATGCATTCAATGGGTATTATGAAAAATTGGCAAAGAATATTTGCCTTGTTGATAGTAGTTTTCTTGTGTATAGGTTGTAGCAAAGTCCCCTCTACCGTCTCTAACCCTTGGGCGATCATTTCTGTGCCGACAGAATCTAAGTTACTGGATATCGCTTTTACTGATAACCCTCAGCATGGCTTTCTCGTAGGTGGCGATGCTACTCTTTTGGAAACAAATGACGGTGGTGATACTTGGACACCGCTAACATTGGCACTGGATGACCCTAAGACTCGCTTTGACTCAGTAAGTTTTTCTGGTCAAGAAGGCTGGATTTTGGGTGAACCTTCACTACTGTTGCATACCACTAATGAAGGTAGTTCTTGGTCGCGGATTGCTCTGAGCGAAAAGCTACCCGGTAATCCTATTGCTATTTATGCTTTGGGAGAAAATTCGGCGGAAATGGCTACTGATGTGGGAGCTATATATAGAACTCAAGACGGTGGTCGAAATTGGAAAGCCCAGGTAGAGGGAGCCGTTGGTGTGGTGCGTAATATGGAACGCTCGCCTGATGGCAAATATGTTGCTGTTTCGGCTAAGGGCAGTTTCTACTCAACTTGGGAACCAGGACAAACTAGTTGGGAACCCCATAACCGCAATAATTCTCGCCGCTTAGAAAATATGGGTTTTGCTGAGAATGGGCAGTTGTGGTTGCTAGCACGAGGTGGTCAGGTGCAGTTTAGCGATCTCAATAATCCTGAAGAATGGCAAGAACCGCAAAATCCTGAGTTGGCTACAAGCTGGGGTTTATTAGATTTGGCTTATCGCACTCCCAATGAACTTTGGATAGGTGGTGGTAGCGGCAATTTACTTTTAAGCCCTGACGGTGGTCAAACTTGGGAAAAAGACCGTGATGTGGAAGGAGTAGCGGCTAATTTGTACAAGGTTGTTTTCTTTAATCCTAATCAGGGATTTGTGATCGGCGATCGCGGCGTTTTGCTAAAATACCAACCAAACCTCAACGAAGCGCTCCCAGCAGAGGCAGCTTAGTAACACTACAGGCTTCAGTATTCGTTCTGATTTCTGAGAAGGTCGTTGCAACTTGTAACTCTTTCTAAACTTTGTAGGATAATAGACAATAACAATCTTTGTGAAGGTAGGAATCTAAATGTCAGGTACCACTGGAGAACGTCCTTTTTCGGACATTATTACCAGCGTTCGTTACTGGGTAATTCACAGCATCACCATTCCCGCATTGTTTATTGCTGGGTGGCTCTTTGTCCAAACCGGATTGGCTTATGATGCTTTCGGTACTCCCCGTCCTAACGAATACTACACACAAACCCGGCAGGAAGTGCCGATTGTGAAGGATCGTTTTGGCGCTAAACAGCAAGTTGAACAATTTATCGGAAAGTAGTTTGAGATTATGACTAGCGGAAATGACATAAATCAACCAGTTTCTTATCCCATTTTTACGGTTAGATGGCTGGCAGTTCATACTTTAGGTGTACCATCGGTCTTCTTTTTAGGCGCGATCGCCGCCATGCAGTTTATTCAACGCTAGGAGGAAATTATGGATAGATCGCCCAATCCGAATAATCAACCGGTTGAACTAAACCGGACTTCACTATACCTGGGACTACTTTTAGTTTTTGTTCTAGGAATTCTGTTCTCCAGTTACTTCTTTAACTAACTAAGAACAAGTGTTGTAAATCTTTGTTTACTGAATCAGTGTTGATTTGTTATTAAGGGAGGAGAAAAGCTGTGTCTGCTGGAAGTGGAAGAATTCCCCTGTGGGTTGTCGCTACAATCGCAGGTTTAGGTGTAATTACAGTTGTAGGTATTTTCTTTTACGGAGCCTATGCTGGTGTCGGTTCTTCAATGTAAGAATAGTTTGATCAGAAAACAATTTAGTCTGGATTTTCGGGCAATTGTTTAAAAATTAGCCTTAACAAACCGCTTGTTTCTTAGAGACAGGCGGTTTGTAATTTTAGAATATACGCCTTATGTGAATTAAAAATCCCCAAGCAATAGCAAGGGTTTTAGGCTGTGGTTTAGCCAAGATATTTGGTCGCGTTGACGTATTTACGCCTTTCCAGACTCCAACTCACATAAGCCGTAATATACTCAGCTATAGCTGGGGAGTAGGGAGTAGGGAGTAGGGAGTGGGGAGTGGGTTAAAACCCTTTTAGTGTCTAAGTTTGATTATCCGTTTATGTCTTAACCTCCTTGGCGGTTGCTATAACAGATATTTAAGTTGCGATTGGCACAATCTCTGCCGTCAATACATTCAAAAAAGGGCGTTGCTGAGTTGAAATATGAACACGATTTGTGATCATGTCAAAACCCCTGTAGAGACGTTCCATGGAACGTCTCTACATTTAAATTCATACTTGATTTCAGCAACGCCCAAAAAAGGTAGTGTGAAGACTACCAAATAACAGGTAATCTCTATGCTTGGAACTATGGGAACCGCTCTTGACTGGTATTCGTTGTGCGTTGTAGTGCTATTTCTGAAAATGTTTGCGCTTTCAGCTTATCAAGGATTTTATCGGATTGGCAGACGTGAATTTGTCAACCCAGAAGATTCCGCAGTATTCAATAAGCCTCCCGCAAAGGAGGATCTACCACAAGTCCAAAGAGCGACTAAAGCTTGGCTGAATGACTTGGAGAATATTCCCATATTTATTGGTCTGGGAATAGCGTATGTGCTAACCAAAGCATCACCTGGGGCGGCAACTTGGCTATTTTCTACTTTTACAGTTGCGCGGATACTGCATACGTTGATGTATCTTCTTGGCTTGCAGCCCTGGCGATTTCTTGCATATGCAGTGGGAATACTTTGTCTACTAGGAATGAGTTGGAATATAGTAGCTACGGTTTTATACCAAATAACTTAAACGAGAATCCCACGCCTTGAAGACGTGGGATATTAATAAACTAATTAGCTGATATCATCGCGTTCGATGTATAACAGCAAAAACGCCATTGTCACTGCTGGAAAAACTAGACCAGTCAGAGGAACCAAGATAGAAGGCAAAAATGAAGCTGCCATAGTTAACTTTCCTATTGAATAATTAGACAATCCTCGAAAACGAGCTTACTGCAAAATTCATCTAATTTTTTAAATTCTCAAAATTATTAACACAACTGCTGTGTGATTTATTCAAATCCCCAGCAATTCATCTAGCTGAAAATTCGGCAAGTCTGGAGGAATCACAGTCCGCACCACTGTTACCTTGTGACTTTCTTGTTGAGTAGCTTGATTAAATGCGATCGCTTCTATGCTAATCTCCAAACAACCGAAGGGAATATTTAATTGCGTCACCACTTCTAAACTCCCCAAATGGTTAGGTAGCAAGTCCTTCAGCAAATGGGGACTATCTAGCAGCCCGCGAGTTTGACAATCTTCCATCCATAACTTGACAACTATTTGCGGGGATACAGTAGGCAATTCTACCCTAACTCTGACAGAAGTACCCGCGATGAGTTCACCATCTGGTACGTGTAGTTGGGGAATTGGCAAAAGCTCAACAATTCTTCCTTCTATGACTGGGGATAAATCTGAGGTTGGTTGCTGATTCTGTTCAGAGGAATGGTTATAGGTCACATCCACCGCTGCTTCAGTTATATCTTCCACAACAAATTCTTGTGTCAACCAAGGCGAAGGTGCGGCAAGATCATCAACAGGAGGTAATTGTGAATCTGAAGAGGTTACAGAGATTTCTACTGATATATTTTCTGCTTCTACCTGTTCTAAAGTTTTCATCTCCTCTATTTCCACCGCGATCGCTGGACTCTCTGTTTCTATAGCATTTGGCAGTAAAGGTATCTGATCTGCTTCGATAACCGTTTCCGACTCTAAGTGTGATGATGAGTTAATTTCTTCGGTATCAGTTGAAACTGGAACCTGTTGAGCGAGTATTTTTTGCTGGTCTAAAACCTCAATAATAGATTTCGGCAAGGAATATCCTTGGCTTTGTGTCCACTTTCTCAGCAGGGGCGATGCATTGAGATTAGCCTCTGCACTTAATTCTAAATTTGCTGGGAGAGAGATTTCTGCCACTGGTTCATCCTGAGACTCTGGATGAATAAGAACTAATTCAGGTATATTTTCATCCTCAGCTACATCTGTATCCATCTGCGGGTCATCCTCAGCAGCTACGAGTGACAACGCATCTGGTATATCATTATTCAGGGCTTCTGTTTTCTCAGGTAAAGCTTTCAGGCGTTTCAAGTAGGGAAAAGTGCTGTTGAGCATCCGCACTCGATGATGGCTAATAACTAGTTGCGCTAAGTTGATCGGGGCTATAGTCTCGGTTTTCTCTACAAGCGATTCATTTCCAGAGGATTCTATATCTACATCAGCACTGGCTAAACCTTCGGTCAGCACAGCTTTGGCAATGATTTGATTTTCAGGTAGTCTTGGCAGTTGCGGTAAACGAGAATAGGCTAATTTATTGAGTTCAGACACTCGCAAGGAGGTTATTTCTAGTTCTTCAAGGTTAAATTGCGGAGGTAGTGACTTGTTTAGGGAAGTTTGAATAAACTGAGGTTGGTTTGTTTTGGCAGTTTTAGCCAGGTTAAAAAGTCCTAAGTCAATGCTAATAGATGGTTCTGGCTCTGCCGGTGGTTCTAATAAATTTTGTTCATGAAATCTAGTTGCATCTGTGATTGCTAGCAATTCTGTGACATCTGCTGTGATTGTAAAAGTTTTACTAGCTAATAGTACTACTTCACCAAATTCAGTAAATGCGCCATACAAATTAATATCTGCCAAAATTAGCTTAGATTTACAATCCACGGGAATATTAATTGCAGAGCTGATTGTCATTGGCAAGGAGCTATTTGGTAAAGGCTGCCGAACCTGGGTGAGAATTTCTGAGCCTAAAGGCGATCGCATCTCAATAACCAGTTCTAAAGCATAAAAAGTTTCTGGGTTTGTGCTTTCACTTTTTTGGTTTGTCTGCTCTTTTTCCTCCACTCGCCCATGAATGACGGCTATTTCTCCCCAATGAGCAATGTGAATTTCCCGATCTAAAGTCAACGATAGCGGTGGCGGTGGTTTTGGATCTGAATGCTCCTCTACTTTGCCATCTTCTACCAAAGTTTCAGACATGGGTAAAGCTAAAGATATTAAATTTTCTAAAAGCTGTTCAGCCGTATCACCTTCGAGCCAAACCGGGCTAACTAGCTCTTCAATAACTGTGCCGTCTGTTGCTGTTTGAGTTGGTAAATCGGTGAGAATTGGCTCGTTTTTTACAGTGGGTTGAGGCTCTGATGCGATAGGGGATTTAAGGTTGCGATCAGAAGTACTATCTGGAGAAGGGGGTAAATTTGAAGCGACATTCTCGCCCGTGGGGGATTGTCCCCGTACCCTGGAAGATTCCGGAGAAAGTACTTCTAAATGGATGCCGTATTGCCAGGATTTACCGAGCAAATCTGACATCAAATCCCCGGAGCATTGCAATTCCCAAATTCCGGGTTTGAGGTGGGTAAAAGGAATTACCGCCATTAAACCTTCTGCATTAGTACGTCGCGATCGCTTCTGAATTCGCCGCTTTGGAGGAATTTCTTGGGCGGAGGAGTGGGTTATCCGTATTTCTACGTCAGTATTACGTAGAGGGGAACGAGCTAAGACTCTATATCGACCTTCCGAAATTTCTAAGTTTGGCGATTTTAGGTCATGCCAAGAGCGATCGCCCTGTTTCTGGATGAGAAATTGCCACTGTTCCATTACCATTATGAGTTATCCCCAGACTGAAGAGCAGCTGAGTAAGATTGTGCATTAACTTGCTAGCAAGTTTAGCCCAGCAACTAGTAATTACATCCACCAATGTTACTATTTGCTTCA comes from the Nodularia sp. NIES-3585 genome and includes:
- a CDS encoding rubredoxin, which codes for MSEQANEQAVETPALDRYECRACGYVYEPEKGDDSHNIDPGTLFSELPITWRCPVCTAKRTAFANIGPVGTVSGFKENLGYGLGVNRMTPGQKNLLIFGALALGFLFFISLYGLQ
- a CDS encoding photosystem II reaction center protein L, coding for MDRSPNPNNQPVELNRTSLYLGLLLVFVLGILFSSYFFN
- a CDS encoding photosynthesis system II assembly factor Ycf48, encoding MGIMKNWQRIFALLIVVFLCIGCSKVPSTVSNPWAIISVPTESKLLDIAFTDNPQHGFLVGGDATLLETNDGGDTWTPLTLALDDPKTRFDSVSFSGQEGWILGEPSLLLHTTNEGSSWSRIALSEKLPGNPIAIYALGENSAEMATDVGAIYRTQDGGRNWKAQVEGAVGVVRNMERSPDGKYVAVSAKGSFYSTWEPGQTSWEPHNRNNSRRLENMGFAENGQLWLLARGGQVQFSDLNNPEEWQEPQNPELATSWGLLDLAYRTPNELWIGGGSGNLLLSPDGGQTWEKDRDVEGVAANLYKVVFFNPNQGFVIGDRGVLLKYQPNLNEALPAEAA
- the psaI gene encoding photosystem I reaction center subunit VIII, giving the protein MAASFLPSILVPLTGLVFPAVTMAFLLLYIERDDIS
- a CDS encoding photosystem II reaction center protein J: MSAGSGRIPLWVVATIAGLGVITVVGIFFYGAYAGVGSSM
- the psbE gene encoding cytochrome b559 subunit alpha, translating into MSGTTGERPFSDIITSVRYWVIHSITIPALFIAGWLFVQTGLAYDAFGTPRPNEYYTQTRQEVPIVKDRFGAKQQVEQFIGK
- a CDS encoding MAPEG family protein translates to MLGTMGTALDWYSLCVVVLFLKMFALSAYQGFYRIGRREFVNPEDSAVFNKPPAKEDLPQVQRATKAWLNDLENIPIFIGLGIAYVLTKASPGAATWLFSTFTVARILHTLMYLLGLQPWRFLAYAVGILCLLGMSWNIVATVLYQIT
- the psbF gene encoding cytochrome b559 subunit beta; protein product: MTSGNDINQPVSYPIFTVRWLAVHTLGVPSVFFLGAIAAMQFIQR
- the ndhC gene encoding photosynthetic/respiratory NAD(P)H-quinone oxidoreductase subunit C; translation: MFVLSGYEYLLGFFIICSLVPALALSASKLLRPSGNSLERRTTYESGMEPIGGAWIQFNIRYYMFALVFVVFDVETVFLYPWAVAFHRLGLLAFIEALVFISILVVALVYAWRKGALEWS